DNA from Larimichthys crocea isolate SSNF chromosome XIII, L_crocea_2.0, whole genome shotgun sequence:
CCCTGTGACTTTGCAGGTGTGCGGCGAACTCCTTTTGTTCTCTGCCGGCAGCTTTAAAGAAAGATTTGAAAACCTTTCACACAATTTTACAATACAAGAGGAAGTGCACATCGGCCATGACTCACAGGCTGTACTCTGAGCAAATCTGGCACTGCGGCGCAAACGtttgtttccatttatttgagtgAGGGTAGTGAGTTTGGACTGcgaaaaaacaacagtgagctgcagcagagctgaaCCAGACTTAACTTTTGTAAAAAACACAGACCGCTGTCATCCTGCGGCCGCCGATCAGATTATCAGACCAGGCAAACCGTTCACAGTCGGCctaaaatgtctctgaaactctggactggactaaactctgatactctacctgttgtgtgtcttctggctttgtttatttcatgtactcagcttctaaatctggctcacaaacagagacacaaagaagtttaattggGTTTATGTCCGTTTGTGTGAGAAAGCGagagcagtggttgagcgacaaaacagtgaatgagagtgagagagcgcctcataaatgtattttctgattgtttcatagcagTTTGCACGTTTGTTccttttcaaattgttccctcTAAAAACTTTACTTGGTCTGGAGGGTTAAAATATCCagtgttttaaagaaaagaagcaaatattagaataaaatccacaaaaacaaacgtagttttgtgtgtttctatccTGTTTTATCCTCTCACGACTTCTCAGATTTGTATTTTAGCTGTTCTCCCAATGAGGAATCGCTAATTTAAAAGCATCACTTGCACTGTTTAGTCTTCAAATGTCAGGAAACTGTTGTGTTTCTAAAGTGGAGGTGGTTTAATGTTGATGAGTAATGTCTTTTCGTTTTTTAAAATCGCAGCAGGAGTCGAGTGTAGTTCACATCTGCCGAGGATattatgcaaaacaaaaaacagcagccgGCGCCTACAGTTGCTATCTGCAGGCAGAATCTCCCCTGACACtaactcacctgtctgtgtcgGCCTCTCTGTTCGCAGTAAACTGGAGATCTTCCTGGAGGAGTTCGCCGACATCGCGAAGGAGGACCAGATCAAGAAGCTGCACGACATGCTGGGTCCGCACATGCTCAGGAGGCTGAAGGCCGACGTCTTCAAACACATGCCCTCAAAGACGGAGCTCATCGTCAGAGTGGAGCTCAGCCCCatgcagaagtgagtcaggaGGAGAGAACAGAAGTTCACGATGCCCGAGgatgaggattttttttaaaaagaaaagggttAATGTGTGAATCATCTGTTTGCAGGAAGTACTACAAATTTATCCTGACGAAAAACTTTGAGGCTCTGAACACCAAAGGAGGAGGAAACCAGGTGTCTCTGCTCAACGTCGTCATGGACCTCAAGAAATGCTGCAACCACCCCTACCTCTTCCCCGCGGCTGCTATTGTAAGACCCAAACATCAgttcctttattttattttagtttagtttagactTCAGAAGATTTTTCATCTCCGAGTTTACAAAACCTAAAAGTCTGAATGTTCGCTCCAAACAGGAAGCTCCAAAGATGCCCAACGGGATGTACGACGGCAGTGCTCTCACAAAGGCTGCTGGGAAACTGCTGTTACTGCAGAAGATGATGAGGAAGCTGAAGGACGGAGGACACAGAGTGCTCATCTTCTCTCAGGtaagagaccagagagagagacggcctGACTCGTAAAgctgagctttaaaaaaaacaagcaaacaaaccgTCTCCTCCCGTGTTTCGCTGCAGATGACCAAGATGTTGGACTTGCTCGAGGACTTCCTGGAGAACGAGGGCTACAAGTACGAGAGGATCGACGGCGGGATCACTGGAGGGATGAGACAGGAAGCCATCGATCGCTTCAACGGTGAGACTCGAGAGCATCTTCAGTGTTCATCTTCCATCTTTTGACTTCTCTCTTGATTTTATATGTGGCTCCATTCTCTCCCCTCAGCTCCCGGCGCTCAGCAATTTGCCTTCCTGCTGTCAACGAGGGCCGGAGGTCTGGGTATCAACCTGGCCACCGCCGACACCGTCATCATCTACGACTCTGACTGGAACCCCCACAACGACATCCAGGTACAGCACGATGACTGCTGCTCCATTTCAGCGATGAAGTGTAGCTTTAAGTTCTAGAAACACCTTCTACAGTCAGCACGTTGAAAAGTTCAGTAGATGTTATGAAGGTCTGATTTCAAGTGTTTCTAACTTCTCTTCCTCGGCGTCCAGGCCTTCAGCAGAGCTCATCGTATCGGTCAGAACAAGAAGGTGATGATCTACCGCTTCGTCACCAAGGCCTCAGTGGAGGAGAGGATTACTCAGGTAAAAACCAAACGATGTCGCCTGTTGCTAAACACTTTAAATCTTGCAGCAAAACTAAtcttctctccacctctctgcagGTTGCCAAGAAAAAGATGATGCTGACTCACCTGGTGGTCCGACCTGGTCTCGGATCCAAGACGGGCTCCATGTCCAAACAGGAACTGGACGACATCCTCAAGTTTGGAACAGAGCAGCTCTTCAAGGATGAGGGAGAAGGTAGGAAGGAGTTGAAACGATGCAGAGCCTCAGCGGGACGGAGTTACagagggtttttctttttttttaacaagacgtgtgttttcaggtgagagaggaggaggaggcaaggaggaggacagcagcatcaTTCACTACGACGACAAAGCCATCGACCGTCTGCTGGACAGGAACCAGGACGCCACAGACGACACGGAGCTGCAGAGCATGAACGAGTACCTGAGCTCCTTCAAGGTGGCTCAGTACGTGGTcaaagacgaggaggaggaggtgagtgcACGGGAAGAtgttctgttttatgtgtgtgaccCTTCATAAGTTCctaaactttaaaacactccccctgtttctccatcttttccctcaggaggaggaggtgcagcgTGAGATCATCAAGCAGGAGGAGAGCGTCGACCCGGACTACTGGGAGAAACTGCTGCGTCACCATtacgagcagcagcaggaggatcTGGCCCGAAACCTGGGCAAAGGCAAACGTATCCGCAAGCAGGTCAACTACAACGACGGTTCTCAAGAAGACAGAGGTAAGAACAGAGGTAATCTTCGCTGTTTGATCCACACTAACACTTAGGAGATGATTTTTAGAAACCTTCAAACTACGCTACAGCATTTcacacatggaaacatttcaaataaacagtCAGGCCGGTCgaactcctccacagtcagcctgaaatatcgCTAAAATAGATCTAGGTGGAGTTCATGGACGAAACTATGAAGCTCTCCAAGTTGTGCCCTGGTTTATTTCACGTATTCAGCTTCTAGATCTTTGTCTGGCtcacagtctgtgctgcaaaatattGATCTTATTTGGTTTTTGAGACACAGCTGTGGTCGAGCGACATACACGGTGAATAAGGGTAAAGTCGTTTCAAAAGCAACCCTGTGGTGAGTGGCCACAGATTTGGACTAAACACGGCCTAATGCcacaagcacagacagaaataagagATAGTTAAAGCCAGGCTTACTTTCTCTACTTCACACAGTTACCGTGTGAAGCGGATGTGGGGAGGGGGGTTTCCGTAGATAGTCAACCATGCAACCAACGGGCCCTTAGAGAGCTTCATGGGAATCGTTTTTATAGTCAGAGTTTCCTGTCGAAAGTTTTATgaacagttttctgttttttctcccaAAAGCCGATTGGCAGGACGACCAGTCCGACGGCCAATCGGATTACTCTGTGGCGTCCGAGGAGGGAGACGAGGACTTTGACGAGCGATCAGAAGGTGAGAACGGTTTgaatgaaatagattttttagCCGTTTGTTTGGGTATCGTGTTCCTGAATGCATCACAGTGACAGCTGTAACCAAAGTTAAACAATGTGTGTAGCTACAGGATAAAATTAGGGAAACCTAATTGTGCCTCACATGCTCCGGAGTCATAAAACACCTCAGtaaacagcaaataaaacagTCAAAGACACAGAACACGGCTAATAAAACTGAAGATATGCGTGATGCAGCTCACCTGCCTCCATGTCTGATTACCTGTGTAATCACcacatctgtttcctgtctgcagcCAACTCCCGCAGGCCGAACAGGAAGGGCCTGAGGAACGACAAAGACAAACCGCTGCCCCCCCTGCTGGCCAGGGTGGGAGGCAACATCGAGGTGAGCAGCTCAGCttatcccttttttttttttttatcgacTGCTCTGCGTGAGTCAAAACTTATTATCGAGTTTTCCCTCTGTAAACGATGCCCGATGTTCTCTGTTTTCCAGGTGTTGGGTTTCAACTCTCGGCAGAGGAAGGCCTTCCTGAACGCAGTGATGCGTTACGGGATGCCTCCCCAAGATGCCTTCACCACCCAGTGGCTGGTCCGAGACCTGCGAGGGAAATCTGAGAAAGAGTTCAAGTAAGAAACGCCACAACAGAACATCCATCATTGAAgcgatatttttattttcgtACGTCATCATCAAcccttcgctctctctctcctcctctcagggCCTATGTCTCTCTGTTTATGCGTCACCTCTGCGAGCCTGGAGCCGACGGAGCCGAGACCTTTGCTGACGGCGTCCCCAGAGAAGGGTTGTCGCGGCAACACGTCCTCACCCGTATCGGCGTCATGTCTCTTATTCGCAAGAAGGTAAAGTAAATTTCCATTAACCAGTTAATAACTATTTATTTGGCAGTTATTTTAGTTATTCAGTCACGCTGACTGCGTGCTcgtcttttgtgttttccaggtTCAGGAGTTCGAGCATGTGAACGGTCAGTGGTCGATGCCCTGGATGGCCGAGCTGGAGGAGAGCAAGAAAGCCGCGGCTCAGCCGGACTCGCCCGGAAAAACCCCGTCCACCGGCACGCCCGCCGACACACAACCCAACACACCCGCTCCAGGTAacgtcacacacaaacacactctcctcAGGTTTTAATGCACTGCACAAACTTTACAAGAACACTAAAACAACATGATAAATGcgtgtttgtctttgcagttGACGACTCAAAGAGTGACGAGGCGGCGAAGGATCCagagaaggaggtgaagaaagagGGCGAGGCCGAGAAGAACGGCAAGGAGCCGGCAAAGGTTGACGACGAGGTAAAGACACGATGTGTTTGAGTGCCCCGAATAATAAAAGCAGGATCTTTTGGACTCTTAAATGTGCTGATTTTATTCGAGATGAGTCACGTGAGTTCACTTTCCCTCCAGGTGATCGCCATCCCGGACGACGACGAGAAGAGTCCGGCGGCCGAGCAGGAGAGCAAGAAGAACGGCGAGGAGCCGATGGAGACGGACAAGCCGAGCAACGGAGAGGCGGAGAGCGtcaaagagaaggaaggagagaaggaaggggagaaggagaaggagggagagagcgagaagaAGAGTCCAGAGGCAGGAGAGGACGCCAAGTCGCCTTCGGAGGCCAAGATGGAGGGGTCGGAGGTCAAATCTGAGGACCCTGAGGTCAAAGGTAAAGTTCAAGTTCATCAGCTTTCTCATCACAGCTCACAGCACTGCACCGATCTTTAAATCCATGGTCCATCCTTCAGATGTGATGTGTAAAGATCTGTAACGGAAGCAGGatgatttacagttttgttttgttttacagccgaagaaaagaaagaagaaaagatggacaCCACTCCTCCTGGTGACGAAAAGAAAGGTACCAAACCCAGAACCCCCTGCAGCAGCGTCAGTACACTAGAGGTTTATTCCCGTTTCTTAATACCCTGTTGTTAAACGCGTCTCCTTTCACCTCCGGCTGCAGatctgaaggaggagaaggaggcccAGAAGCCAGAGGAGGCGACCAAACTGCAGAACGGAGACAGCAGCAAAGAGAGCGGAGCCtcagccgccgccgccgccgccactcCCACAGCTcttgaggagaagaagaagaccaagaCCAGATTCATGTTCAACATCGCTGACGGAGGattcacaggtacacacacacacacacacacacacacacaaacaaatttaaaggtgttattaattaatattaatcaaCGTCTATCTTCTCTCTCAGAGCTTCACTCTTTATGGCAGAACGAGGAACGCGCCGCCACCGTCACCAAGAAAACCAACGAGATCTGGCACCGTCGTCACGACTACTGGCTGCTAGCCGGCATCATCCAGTATCCTTTTTCACATCTGTGATTGGCTCGCTGCTCTCGCTGGGCGGGGTTTTGTGATTTTGAAGTCGGTCTTTTGTCCACTGTCAGTCGTTGTTCCCCTTGACCGAGGCTCCCTCAAGACACGGTTACGCTCGCTGGCAGGACATCCAGAACGACGTGAAGTTCGCCATCCTCAACGAGCCTTTCAAAGGAGAGATGAACCGAGGGAACTTCCTGGAAATCAAGAACAAGTTTCTGGCCCGGAGGTTTAAGGTACGGATGTGAAAGTCTGTCACGGTTGGAGTGACAGATGTGAAACGTGACGGCATGTTTCTGCTCCGTGTACGCTGAACCTGAccctcactctcctcctccctccctctcctccagctgttgGAGCAGGCGCTGGTGATCGAGGAGCAGCTCCGTCGCGCCGCCTACCTCAACATGTCAGAGGACCCCTCCCACCCCTCCATGGCGCTCAACACCCGCTTCAGCGAGGTGGAGTGTCTGGCCGAGTCCCACCAGCACCTCAGCAAGGAGTCCATGTCCGGGAACAAACCGGCCAACGCCGTCCTGCACAAAGGTGAGACCGAACAAACGAACCGTGTCAtggctgatttaaaaacaaaccataaaTCTGTCCTGAGGACAAACAAACGTCACAGCGAGCCAGAGATTATATTGTTccttatctctttctctctctctttgtctctcagtgCTGAAGCAGttggaggagctgctgagtgACATGAAGGCGGATGTCACCCGCCTCCCGGCAACTATTGCCCGGATACCGCCGGTTGCCGTGCGACTCCAGATGTCCGAGAGGAACATCCTGAGCCGGCTGGCGAGCCGAGGacctgagacacaaacacaggcacagacacaacaggtacagacacagaggtGTACCTGAAACACGTGAAAGGTTTGAAtcatgataaaacaaaaacaaaacaaaatctgtaaATCGCTTGCAAGAACATTTTGGAGAAATCAGGAGTGAAACTGGTGAATGAACTCAGCTCagataacatttaatctgtttttttaatttgtcttttttgttgtattttacgAAAGCGCGTTGCATTCACTGGACACCTtatcttttctcgtaattacgagatcttttctagtgcccgactacatcggtttgtacggtaaagctaaatgttcatcaaaacgagccatCCAGTAGTCTTTActaggacttttcataatttctgggaatttttatgaggaatattaatcattaacttcaatatgatacagtactgcggtaacgctatctacactttaaaatctagtgcccaactacatcggtttgtacggtaaagcgtgtgagcagcttcatggtgccttcaggtgcacctcggaaactcagaaatcaaataatctcttttctaagatacatgtgcagatttagaaaagtcaataaataaacaaatttttcaagtgaatgcaatatgCTTCCGTAGTATTTATAGATAAATTATTAAGTTGATCGCGGTTCCTTCAGAGTATCTGCAAGAACATTTGATTTCCaaacagatcagtcaaagtttGTTTTAGGAAACGTATCAGGAGGCGAGCGAGTTAACGTCTAATGAAGGACCGCCGTCTGTTTAGTTATCGTGagaattaatatttttgtactttaatGAGATGAATATCGCAGAAACAAATCTTCTCCTGGTTGCTCGTAGAAACACGCGTTGCGTGAAATGAGACTGACGTTGCTCTTTTCCGTTTCCCTCCCTCAGATGTCGCAGCAGTAGACTGAATTTCTGCTCTTTACCTCGAAAACCACCCCCTGCCTCACCTCGACATTCCTGATTGGTGCACAGCAGAATAACGGACAGCGCGCTCAAGCTTGAAGCCACGCCCAGTTCActccccaccacctcctcctcctccacccccccactCCCCCAAAAACAGACTTTACAGAGTTTTTCTGGAGGATCCAATCCCCTTCCTGACACTCAAGTTTGAGGCTGTGGACAGAaaagctattttatttttattttttttttccctcctttttttcaatttctgtattaatattattgatATAATGTTATTATGATGGTTTTTTGGgacctaaataaaaaaatgtaataaagaattttgtttgtggtcagttggagggaggagaggaagttCACACTGAACTCCGCGATGTCTACACACTCCGTGTTTATCGCCTGTTTCGTGGCCACCGTAGTTTCGCCTTCACGCTTGTAACTAGAGGGCGAGTGTAGGAGGCTGcagtcagcaactacaccactagatgtcactaaatcctgcacgCTGAtccttttaaattaaattttgttGTTCAACGTGGATCGAAGACTTCAAGCCTTGATAAACTGTAAAGTGAAATCTTTGTCTGATTCGAAAGCAGCAGTGATTTTTAGCTTTCTCCGAACCCATCGGCTGTTGTCTGACGATGATTTAGGCTTTTGGGGGCAAGAACCAATGTTACGGGACGGCTGTAGCTCAgcaggtagagcgggtcatccatTAATCAGATCAATGATCTGTTCGATCCGATCAAGTGTCCTTGTGTATGACTGATTAGCTCCCAAGTCCCAAACTGAGCAGTTGGTACCTTGATGTCAATGCCATGAATGAGATACGTAGTGTAAAAGTTCCTTGAAATCAGCACAAACACGACATTTCTGTTGCAGCCATGAATTTATTTGAAATTCCAGCCCACGATCAAAACAACGGTGACGTAATCTTTAAAGTTCCTCACCTCTCCTTGACGAAGCACTGTGGGGTCAATGCTCACGCTTCACCCATTCATTCTGACTTGAATAGTTAATCTATAACGAACATCTCAAGTAATCAAACCCTTTTAATATCTACAGTGTCGTGGTACGATGACCCACAGTCGCTCAAAGATCCTTCATGCAGGAGGAATCACATTCAGACCACAAAACGAAAGTCAGGCTGGTTCACAAGACGATAAAAACTGTTGCTGCATCACGAGAAGAcgaacaaagaaagaaaaaaatctaaattccTGTCGAGTTTCTGCTCGACGTTGAAATACATCAGCAGCAGTACTGATACTGACAGCTAGGGGGCAGCTTTCCTGAAGAATACTGCACAAGTACAAGAGGACGGAGAGGAAACAGAACAGGATCCATTGATCCAGGTTTGAAACAGTTCATCAAGTTATCCGACTTCATGGATTCATGTTTTTGGAGTGTTAAGTAATCTGTAATCTACTGTAACAAACTCTcagtttttatacatttctatCTCTACATCTTTACAATTCTTGTAAGTGTAGCTGATGAATAACTTCGACTCAACAGTTCATTCACGAGCTGCTCAGATTTCTGCTCTTTAAAACTTCATCGACGACCAACCAGAACCTTTAAAAACCCCAAGAGGTGGAATGTAACTGAGTACatctactcaagtactgtacaaatTCGAGGTGCTTTATACTTCTAGTCCACTACATTACGACAGTTACAATGACTAAATTAAGATTTGACAGTTGTCAGTTGTTTGGTGATATTTGGTACTTTGTCAAGATGTTAAAGGTTTTTCCACTCTAAACTTTTTAGGATTTAAGTatgtcacaaaaacaaagataaaaataaaaacatgtttgtggttTGAAGCTGGTTGAGAAACAAACTACTAAACTTGTAGATCGAACTCTTGGACTTTTCGTCTGAAGAGAGGGAAGAATGTAAAAggacagatttattttataaatgacCTTTTTGATCCTCATCATTTAACCAGCgttacattattattgtcaCTTCACAGCCGAATAAATGCGTTTGCTTTGATAGTTATGTACTTTTATTCGAGTAGGATTGAGAACGGCGTCCTTGTTTATTTGAACTTGAGGACGTGACGATTAAATTCCGaggaaaaatctgattttatttcacaatgCTAAAGATTTTTTGGAGGTTTTTAgtaaaatgaaagaaggaaataaCATCTGTCAGACAGGTGCTTTGACTTTGATGGGATTACATACCCTTGAGTTTGTAAGTGAGTACAATACTCCTTTTTCTGCTTAGTTACAGTTGGTTTACACTCAAAGATCAACTCTTATCTCACCAAGACTTCTTTGATTGTAAGCGACAGAAACACTCGATTACAAAACCGTGATGACTTTTCTGTCAATCGCTGCGTCCCTACTTGTTGTGGAGTACGTTTTCATTAATGTACCAGTACTTTAACTTAAATAAAGGACCTGGATACTTCTTCACTACTGTTGAAACCAGCAGAGATCTGTACTTTGTGTCCCTTTAACCTCGTTTTGAAGTGTTTTGGTCCTAAAGcacctttttctccctcttagCATTAGTCATGTAATGTGATGGATGAGGTACATTCAGGTTCCTGTGTGTTGTATTTGATGAACAAACCTGGATCAATGGATTTTAAACCTGTTTGGTTAtaagaaatgtttcacagaacAATACAGCAGATACCAGGAAACAGTCTATGTTTCTATTCAAACTGTCCCGCTGCAGTAAAACCACCTGCTGCTCCcagcaaaacagaaacatttcatccACCTGGAgacaagttgttgttgttgttttttttcccacgaggagcagagaagaaaagaagaaggaggcacTGGAGCACATTACAGAACATGCAAAGACGTTTCTGAGGAAGGCAtcggtgaggaagaggaggatgaagagcagaggagaggctgGATTTGGCTCGGTGgcttggtggtgttggtgttggttgcAGACTCCAGTCCTGCGACTTGTGTGTCCATCCCTGAAGACCAGCTCAGTAGAAGAAATACACTGAGGAAGAAGAGCTTAAATTGGTCAGTAATGATGTTCTGCATGCATCTAAATAAACTGAAGAAGTTCAAACCTTCTCCCTCAAACAGGACTTAAAGAAGCCTGGCTGAAGGTGGCGCTACAGAGGCTCATAAAACCAGTTCACTAGAGCAAATCTTTCGTGTGCAAAGGTGACATTCTGCTGCCAAAACGTAAcagattcatcatctggggatcTTAAACACTCTGTAAATGTAACCGTGCTAACTTTAGATATGTACATGTACGCGTGTACGTGAAGGAATCTCTgagatatttctttaaaatatgaaataaacacatttctaagaTTTCACAAGAGAAACACCTGGTAGTGTAGTTACATTCATGCATGTAGCACGCATCCATGAGCTCAAATGTGAGGGTAACATGCAtgtgacaaatgtgtgtgtgtgtgtgacgtttgATTACTCACAGAAAATGACTCCAACACATATAATACCTATAACTgccatcatgatcatcatctgaggagaaagaaagaaacaaatcagtCAAAGTCAGAAGagaaacttaaaataaaagtttttatgttttaaatccatcatatgtttttatttggaagTATAAAGTACCTCCAAATTGTACTCGGGTACTCTGGATAGTTACTTTCCACTACTGCTGGGTCGACATGTTACATACACAGTGTTCATTATTTTGCAGATCATGTAACTGTGcagaaaaatgacattattttatttaaacagtgtttttcaGCTTGGCGTGGGTGATTGTGCCCTGATGTATAACAGTGTTTCCTCACAGAACTATTCGTATCGTCGTCTGTAAAATAACATTGTTTGAAAAGGTTTATTTGAATTATGATCcctaattttattatttacagtttttgtttggaagctgctgctgacagttatttgaccgttttttttttttaatgtgtacaaCCTACAGCAAGTAAAATATGCAaggttacagtgtgtgtgtgtgtgtgtgtgtttgtgtgtttgttttcgaCCAAAATACTCCATAAATAAATCCGCATGATGACATGACgctgctgacagacaggaaatcaCATCACCTCTGACGGGGGGAGGGCGAGAGAGATTAAGGAGAGCAAGAGgatagagagagtgtgtgtgtgtgtgtgtgtgtgtgtgtgtgtgtgtgtgtgtgtgtgtgtgtgtgtgtgtaacgtagaagaagaagtgaaaacagagaaacCAGATGCGGATGGGATGATTGtgagcttgtttgtgtgtgaaaataaacaaataaatgaattgaggattattctacattaataaataacGTGTACGCGTACAGTCATTCACTGAAACAGCTGCATTTGTCAGGGACTATTTCCAGTGGTGGATGAATTCACATTTGT
Protein-coding regions in this window:
- the LOC104935016 gene encoding chromodomain-helicase-DNA-binding protein 4 isoform X4 yields the protein MLGAFGLSVCKKRNDEEEEISENETPKVKKKKKAKKSRESKGSKRRSRREELPISSPEPMDMGGVEEAEDGIAVQRSDSEGSDYTPGRKKKKRGSSGKEKKRSGAERSSSKKKEPEPEEDEDDDDDDGSEPKSSSQLLDDWGMEDIDHIFTEEDYRSLTNYKAFSQFVRPLIAAKNPKIAVSKMMMVLGAKWREFSTNNPLRGAAAANAALATANVPAAVDTMVAEVAPPAPAPPAPVEPQQPPPPPLRKAKTKEGKGPNARKKSKPAPKPQEKKNNAKTKKVAPLKIKLGGFNSKRKRSSSEEDEPDVDSDFEDGSMNSVSVSEGSNSRSSRSKKKASKSKPKKKKEAEDGDGYETDHQDYCEVCQQGGEIILCDTCPRAYHMVCLDPDMEKAPEGTWSCPHCEKEGIQWEAREEGSEAEEDNGEVGEMEEDDHHMEFCRVCKDGGELLCCDSCPSSYHIHCLNPPLPEIPNGEWICPRCTCPPMKGKVQKILTWRWGDAPAPTPVPRPPDLPADAPDPAPLAGRPEREFFAKWSSMSYWHCSWVTELQLELHCQVMFRNYQRKNDMDEPPPIDFGEGEEDKSVKRKNKNPMYAELEEKYLRFGIKMEWLMIHRILNHSVDRKNNVHYLIKWRELAYDQATWEAEDMDVPEFDIYKVQYWNHRELMMGEEGRPGKKIKVKGRVKRPDRPPENPVVDPTIKFERQPEYLDSTGGTLHPYQLEGLNWLRFSWAQGTDTILADEMGLGKTVQTAVFLYSLYKEGHSKGPFLVSAPLSTIINWEREFEMWAPDMYVVTYVGDKDSRAVIRENEFSFEDNAIRGGKKASRMKKDSSIKFHVLLTSYELITIDMAILGSIDWACLVVDEAHRLKNNQSKFFRVLNNYPLQHKLLLTGTPLQNNLEELFHLLNFLTPERFSKLEIFLEEFADIAKEDQIKKLHDMLGPHMLRRLKADVFKHMPSKTELIVRVELSPMQKKYYKFILTKNFEALNTKGGGNQVSLLNVVMDLKKCCNHPYLFPAAAIEAPKMPNGMYDGSALTKAAGKLLLLQKMMRKLKDGGHRVLIFSQMTKMLDLLEDFLENEGYKYERIDGGITGGMRQEAIDRFNAPGAQQFAFLLSTRAGGLGINLATADTVIIYDSDWNPHNDIQAFSRAHRIGQNKKVMIYRFVTKASVEERITQVAKKKMMLTHLVVRPGLGSKTGSMSKQELDDILKFGTEQLFKDEGEGERGGGGKEEDSSIIHYDDKAIDRLLDRNQDATDDTELQSMNEYLSSFKVAQYVVKDEEEEEEEVQREIIKQEESVDPDYWEKLLRHHYEQQQEDLARNLGKGKRIRKQVNYNDGSQEDRGKNRADWQDDQSDGQSDYSVASEEGDEDFDERSEANSRRPNRKGLRNDKDKPLPPLLARVGGNIEVLGFNSRQRKAFLNAVMRYGMPPQDAFTTQWLVRDLRGKSEKEFKAYVSLFMRHLCEPGADGAETFADGVPREGLSRQHVLTRIGVMSLIRKKVQEFEHVNGQWSMPWMAELEESKKAAAQPDSPGKTPSTGTPADTQPNTPAPVDDSKSDEAAKDPEKEVKKEGEAEKNGKEPAKVDDEVIAIPDDDEKSPAAEQESKKNGEEPMETDKPSNGEAESVKEKEGEKEGEKEKEGESEKKSPEAGEDAKSPSEAKMEGSEVKSEDPEVKAEEKKEEKMDTTPPGDEKKDLKEEKEAQKPEEATKLQNGDSSKESGASAAAAAATPTALEEKKKTKTRFMFNIADGGFTELHSLWQNEERAATVTKKTNEIWHRRHDYWLLAGIIQHGYARWQDIQNDVKFAILNEPFKGEMNRGNFLEIKNKFLARRFKLLEQALVIEEQLRRAAYLNMSEDPSHPSMALNTRFSEVECLAESHQHLSKESMSGNKPANAVLHKVLKQLEELLSDMKADVTRLPATIARIPPVAVRLQMSERNILSRLASRGPETQTQAQTQQMSQQ